From the Exiguobacterium aurantiacum genome, one window contains:
- a CDS encoding glycosyltransferase family 2 protein, with the protein MKIISFVLPAYNEEKNIPLIFKAIQEQFEGTPYGYEIVFIDDASSDDTLGAIKRLAKQHPEARYVSFSRNFGKEAAILAGLQHVTGDASIIMDTDLQHPPTLIKQMVAGYEEGYDQVIAKRDRTGESGLRKLASQTYYTLINKIVDIELEDGVGDFRLLSRDAIDAILRMNENQRFSKGLFSWIGMEQKIITYQNVLRQNGETKWSFRQLFNYGVDGLISFNSKPLRFCFFTGVSILVLSMLYILFTLFGIIQDGVETPGYFTLISAILLLGGIQLVSLGIIGEYVGRIYFETKQRPAYLIQETNMQRKSVNEQSEGRVYKIHRHRGN; encoded by the coding sequence ATGAAAATCATCTCATTTGTCCTCCCCGCCTATAACGAAGAAAAAAACATTCCACTCATTTTTAAAGCGATTCAGGAACAATTTGAAGGAACGCCATATGGCTACGAGATCGTGTTTATCGACGACGCGAGCTCAGACGATACACTCGGTGCCATCAAACGATTGGCGAAACAGCATCCCGAAGCGCGTTACGTCTCGTTCTCACGAAATTTTGGAAAAGAAGCCGCTATCCTCGCAGGTCTGCAACACGTCACCGGTGACGCATCGATTATCATGGACACGGACCTGCAACATCCGCCCACTTTGATTAAGCAAATGGTGGCCGGTTACGAGGAAGGTTACGATCAAGTCATCGCCAAACGTGACCGAACCGGCGAGAGCGGTCTCCGAAAGTTAGCGTCCCAAACGTACTACACGTTAATCAATAAGATTGTCGATATTGAACTCGAAGACGGGGTCGGTGACTTCCGATTGCTCAGTCGTGATGCAATCGATGCAATTCTCCGGATGAACGAGAATCAGCGCTTTTCAAAAGGGTTGTTCTCCTGGATTGGGATGGAACAAAAAATCATCACCTATCAGAACGTCCTTCGTCAAAACGGAGAGACGAAATGGTCGTTTCGTCAGTTATTCAATTACGGCGTCGACGGCTTGATTTCGTTCAACTCCAAACCACTCCGCTTCTGCTTCTTCACCGGGGTCTCAATCCTGGTCCTGTCGATGCTGTATATTTTATTCACGCTATTCGGGATTATTCAAGACGGCGTCGAAACGCCAGGCTATTTCACGCTCATTTCGGCCATCCTTTTGCTCGGAGGGATTCAACTCGTCAGTCTCGGGATTATCGGTGAATATGTCGGACGCATCTATTTCGAGACGAAACAACGTCCCGCTTATTTGATTCAAGAGACTAATATGCAAAGGAAGAGTGTGAATGAACAATCGGAAGGCAGAGTTTATAAGATTCATCGTCATCGGGGGAATTAA
- the kynA gene encoding tryptophan 2,3-dioxygenase: protein MSERIEHKVEQSIQTDFSKDMSYGDYLQLDPILSSQHRLSDHHDEMLFIIIHQTSELWMKLILHELTAAVTAIETGELERSFKMLARVSKIQQQLIQSWSVLATLTPAEYLEFRDKLGSSSGFQSYQNRQIEFALGFKNARTLSVYAHDEKLYPLLEASLQAPSIYDMTVREMHRRGLAIDDAVLNRDVTKDWEWNESVEAAWAEVYRDVDKYWDLYELGEKLLDIGSQQQMWRFNHMSTVERIIGQKMGTGGSSGVNYLRRVLDHRFFPELWTVRTKL, encoded by the coding sequence ATGAGTGAACGGATTGAACATAAAGTCGAGCAGTCGATTCAGACAGATTTTTCGAAAGATATGTCGTACGGTGACTATTTGCAACTCGACCCGATTTTATCGAGTCAGCACCGCTTATCGGACCATCATGACGAGATGCTGTTCATCATCATCCATCAGACGAGTGAGCTCTGGATGAAATTGATTTTGCATGAACTGACGGCGGCCGTGACCGCAATCGAGACGGGAGAGCTCGAGCGTTCGTTCAAGATGCTCGCCCGCGTCTCGAAGATTCAACAACAGCTCATCCAGTCGTGGAGCGTCCTCGCGACATTGACTCCGGCTGAATATTTGGAGTTCCGCGACAAACTCGGTTCGTCTTCTGGTTTCCAATCGTACCAAAATCGCCAAATCGAGTTCGCGCTCGGCTTTAAGAACGCGCGCACGCTCAGCGTCTATGCCCATGACGAGAAACTGTATCCGCTTCTCGAGGCGTCGCTACAGGCACCGAGCATCTATGACATGACCGTCCGCGAAATGCACCGCCGTGGCCTTGCCATCGATGACGCCGTGCTCAACCGGGACGTCACGAAAGATTGGGAATGGAACGAGAGCGTCGAAGCGGCTTGGGCCGAGGTGTACCGGGACGTGGACAAGTACTGGGACTTGTATGAGCTCGGAGAGAAACTGCTCGATATCGGCAGCCAGCAGCAGATGTGGCGCTTTAACCATATGAGCACGGTCGAGCGGATTATCGGTCAAAAGATGGGAACCGGCGGCTCGTCCGGCGTCAACTATTTGCGACGTGTCCTCGACCATCGCTTCTTCCCTGAACTTTGGACCGTCCGGACAAAACTGTGA
- the kynB gene encoding arylformamidase, which translates to MTWIDVSQPLEDSITTWPGDTAFRYEIAWPMADSGSVNVGKVTMSLHTGTHIDAPFHFDDAGQRVIDLDPGLYIGPARVIHLPGREKIEATDLDGFDLTGVERLILKTDGWPNKQEFPSHIPELTPSLADRLGELGIYLIGLDLPSVDAIDSKEMAAHHALARNGVHILEGLVLDHIAPGDYELNAVPLPIVKGDGSPVRALLRSLD; encoded by the coding sequence ATGACATGGATTGATGTTTCGCAACCGCTCGAAGATTCAATCACGACATGGCCCGGCGACACGGCGTTCCGTTACGAGATTGCCTGGCCGATGGCCGACAGCGGTTCGGTCAACGTCGGGAAAGTGACGATGAGCCTGCACACCGGCACGCACATCGATGCCCCGTTTCATTTCGACGACGCCGGACAGCGCGTCATCGACCTTGATCCCGGCCTCTATATCGGCCCGGCCCGAGTCATCCATCTCCCCGGCCGCGAAAAAATCGAGGCGACGGACTTGGACGGTTTTGACTTGACCGGCGTCGAACGATTGATTTTAAAGACGGACGGCTGGCCGAATAAGCAGGAGTTCCCGAGCCATATCCCTGAACTTACGCCTTCACTCGCCGACCGCCTCGGCGAGCTCGGGATTTACTTGATCGGTCTCGATTTGCCGTCAGTCGATGCGATTGACAGTAAAGAGATGGCGGCGCATCACGCGCTCGCACGCAACGGGGTCCATATTCTCGAAGGACTCGTCCTCGACCATATCGCCCCTGGTGATTACGAATTGAACGCCGTGCCGCTCCCGATCGTCAAAGGTGACGGTAGCCCGGTACGCGCGCTGTTGCGTTCGCTCGACTAA
- the kynU gene encoding kynureninase, with protein MAQDFTRTYAETRDASDTLAPYRGEFYLPTDGIYMDGNSLGLLSKRAEQTLLESLNDWKELGIDGWMSGRHPWFNLSEQLAALNAPLIGARAEEVMVTGSTTVNLHQLVASFFKPEGKRTKILADTLTFPSDIYALKSQLELRGLDPAEHLVQVSSPDGRYLKEEDIIAAMTDDIALIVLPTVLYRSGQILDMARLAKAAHERDILIGFDACHSVGAIPHAFHDWGVDFAYWCNYKHLNGGPGSVGGLFVHERHFGTTPGLAGWFGSRKDKQFDMDHTMTPADHAGAFQIGTPHVLSLAPQLGALEMFNEVGMDAIREKSLALTTYMTTLIDEVLAPYGFVIGSPRSETQRGAHLSLEHPEAARICKALKQHRVIPDFRAPNIIRLAPVALYNTFTDVYDVVMTLQTIMENKEYEAFENVREVVA; from the coding sequence GGGGAGAATTTTATTTGCCGACAGACGGGATTTATATGGACGGGAACTCGCTCGGTCTGTTATCGAAACGGGCCGAACAGACGCTCCTCGAATCGCTGAACGATTGGAAAGAGCTTGGAATCGATGGTTGGATGTCGGGACGCCATCCATGGTTCAACTTATCGGAACAATTGGCCGCGCTCAACGCCCCGCTCATCGGAGCGAGAGCCGAAGAAGTGATGGTCACCGGGTCGACGACGGTCAACTTGCACCAACTCGTCGCCTCGTTCTTTAAACCGGAAGGCAAGCGGACAAAGATTTTAGCTGACACGCTCACATTTCCATCTGACATCTATGCCTTGAAAAGCCAACTCGAACTCCGTGGACTCGACCCGGCCGAACATTTGGTCCAAGTCTCGAGCCCAGACGGACGCTACTTGAAAGAAGAAGACATCATCGCGGCGATGACGGATGACATCGCCTTGATCGTCTTACCGACCGTCCTCTATCGTAGCGGACAAATCCTCGATATGGCCCGTCTCGCCAAGGCGGCACACGAGCGAGACATCTTGATCGGCTTTGACGCCTGTCATTCAGTCGGCGCCATCCCGCACGCATTCCATGACTGGGGTGTCGACTTCGCCTACTGGTGCAACTATAAGCATTTGAATGGCGGACCTGGCAGCGTCGGTGGTCTGTTCGTTCACGAGCGTCACTTCGGGACGACGCCCGGCCTTGCTGGTTGGTTCGGCTCACGCAAAGATAAACAGTTCGATATGGATCATACGATGACACCGGCCGATCACGCAGGAGCGTTCCAAATCGGGACCCCGCACGTCTTGAGCCTGGCCCCGCAACTTGGCGCCCTCGAGATGTTCAACGAGGTCGGCATGGACGCCATCCGCGAGAAATCGCTCGCCTTGACGACGTATATGACCACACTGATTGACGAAGTGCTCGCGCCGTACGGCTTCGTCATCGGCAGTCCACGTAGCGAGACGCAGCGTGGTGCCCACTTGAGCCTCGAGCATCCGGAGGCGGCCCGCATCTGTAAAGCACTCAAACAGCATCGCGTCATCCCGGACTTCCGGGCCCCGAACATCATCCGTTTGGCGCCGGTCGCGCTCTACAACACGTTCACCGATGTGTACGATGTCGTGATGACGTTACAAACAATTATGGAAAACAAAGAATACGAGGCGTTCGAGAACGTCCGCGAAGTCGTGGCCTAA